CGTCGCCGCACCGACCGAGTCGTAGACGACGTGCACGCCTGCGCCGTCGGTGATCTCCCGGACGCGTTCCGCGACGTCTTCCTCGCGGTAGAGGATCGTGTGGTGGCACCCGTTGGCGCGGGCGAGCTCAGCCTTCGCGTCGGAGCCGACCGTGCCGATGACGGTCGCGCCCAGCGCGCTCAACCACTGACTGGCGATGAGGCCTACGCCGCCGGCCGCCGCGTGCAGCAGGACGACATGACCCTCACGGACCCGGAAAGTCCGTCGGACGAGGTATTCCACCGTGCAACCCTTGAGCATGATTGCGGCCGCGGCCTCCTCGTCGATCCCGTCCGGAAGCGGAACCAGTCGTGAGCGTGGAAGCACCCGGCCCTCACGGTACGAGCCGGCCGGGCCGTTTCCGGTATAGGCGACCGCGTCGCCCGGCGAGAGGTCGCCAACGCCCTCGCCGACCGCTTCGACGCGGCCGGCGCCTTCCATCCCGGGCGTGAACGGGAGCTCGAGGGGGTATAGCCCCTCCCGTTGGTAGACGTCGATATAGTTGAGGCCCACCGCCGTGTGGCGGATGAGCACCTCACCTGGGCCGGGTTGGCCGGGATCGGACCGTGTCCACTCGAGGACCTCGGGTCCACCGTGCGCTCGCACGACGATTGCTCCATCCATCGTGACCATTCCTCACTGTCGGGGGTTGGACGGGACGGGTAGGCCGGGGATAGTGGCGGCCCCTGGCGGCCGGCGCCACCGCCCGTCAACGTGTCCTCTCCGGAAGACTCGAACACGACGTGGGGCATTGTGGAGAAGGTAGACATGTGGGTGAAGTCAGGATCCCGGATGTTCGCGGCCGCCTCTTTCTCGGCACTCGT
The sequence above is a segment of the Gemmatimonadota bacterium genome. Coding sequences within it:
- a CDS encoding quinone oxidoreductase, giving the protein MDGAIVVRAHGGPEVLEWTRSDPGQPGPGEVLIRHTAVGLNYIDVYQREGLYPLELPFTPGMEGAGRVEAVGEGVGDLSPGDAVAYTGNGPAGSYREGRVLPRSRLVPLPDGIDEEAAAAIMLKGCTVEYLVRRTFRVREGHVVLLHAAAGGVGLIASQWLSALGATVIGTVGSDAKAELARANGCHHTILYREEDVAERVREITDGAGVHVVYDSVGAATFEGSIASLRPRGMMVTYGNASGPVEPVRPLLLAQGGSLFLTRPKLGDYYTSAEESADGCAALFEMVTSGKVRPHIGQTFALEDVADAHRALEARETVGSTVLTVGS